Proteins found in one Salvia splendens isolate huo1 chromosome 10, SspV2, whole genome shotgun sequence genomic segment:
- the LOC121753324 gene encoding uncharacterized protein LOC121753324 — translation MMQRWCSRFRSLAALASSNLLRPSTATRFIHTSPTLFHKPPIITRYLIAPNFSSHISASAFPSPISQSPHSLIQARYITAKQRKRKLKSRKPMTPVVSKVKKVKIKGYSSYKGRFRLMNDGQIRRWKEGKRHNAFSKSKKSKRRLRQPGIVPAAYAKVMKKLNFCA, via the exons ATGATGCAGAGATGGTGCTCGAGGTTCCGCTCCTTGGCTGCCCTTGCTTCCTCTAATCTCCTCCGTCCCTCCACCGCTACTCGTTTCATCCACACTTCTCCCACTTTATTTCACAAACCCCCAATCATAACTCGTTACCTAATTGCACCCAACTTTTCCTCCCACATCAGCGCCTCCGCCTTTCCCTCTCCTATCTCACAGTCGCCTCACTCT TTGATCCAAGCGCGGTATATCACTGCCAAgcagaggaagaggaagttgaaGAGTAGGAAGCCAATGACTCCAGTAGtttcaaaagtaaaaaaagtgaaaatcaAAGGCTACTC GTCTTATAAAGGCAGATTTAGGCTAATGAATGATGGACAAATCAGGCGATGGAAGGAGGGGAAGAGGCATAATGCATTTTCAAAG TCTAAGAAGTCAAAACGACGACTCAGACAACCTGGTATTGTTCCTGCTGCTTATGCAAAAGTAATGAAGAAGCTAAATTTCTGCGCTTGA
- the LOC121750424 gene encoding uncharacterized protein LOC121750424, translating into MHHFMSKASRRILYSVGALYGNGPCSSMATKHYSSVVPTLQRNFESMQPTPRLWNWGSQEFCRRLSFATGFAPLKKKPLETILDVERAKTKSPEELADIWDDFHLGRGHIGISMKAKLYHLLEQRSSDCRYFVIPVWKGSGYTTMFVQVEMPHMLFTGLEDYKARGTQAAPYLTASYYKEFAESKDLVLVRGDVVFTSKLSDVEAKWLMEAAHSFFLNDIRYKLVERFNKQTREFEFKDVLQALEMPIL; encoded by the exons ATGCATCACTTCATGTCCAAGGCTTCGAGGAGGATATTGTATTCGGTTGGAGCTCTATATGGAAATGGCCCATGTTCTTCCATGGCCACAAAACATTATTCTAGTGTAGTACCAACTCTGCAAAGGAATTTTGAGAGTATGCAACCAACACCCAGGCTCTGGAACTGGGGATCACAGGAGTTCTGCAGGAGATTGAGCTTTGCGACTGGGTTTGCACCCTTGAAGAAAAAGCCTTTGGAGACAATCCTTGATGTTGAAAGGGCTAAGACGAAATCACCTGAAGAACTCGCTGACATTTGGGATGAT TTTCATTTGGGAAGGGGTCATATTGGTATATCAATGAAAGCAAAATTGTACCACCTGTTGGAACAAAGATCTTCAGATTG CCGATATTTTGTGATTCCAGTGTGGAAAGGAAGTGGGTACACCACAATGTTTGTGCAAG TTGAGATGCCACACATGCTTTTCACTGGTCTTGAAGATTATAAAGCAAGAGGAACCCAAGCTGCCCCATACTTGACAGCGTCGTATTACAAAGAATTTGCAGAAAGCAAGGACTTGGTGCTTGTTCGTGGCGACGTTGTCTTCACTAGCAAGCTGAGTGATGTAGAAGCGAAGTGGCTCATGGAGGCTGCACATTCGTTCTTCCTGAATGATATCAGGTATAAACTGGTCGAGCGTTTCAACAAACAAACTCGCGAATTTGAGTTCAAGGATGTTTTGCAAGCCTTAGAGATGCCGATACTGTAG
- the LOC121753315 gene encoding cell division cycle 20.1, cofactor of APC complex-like, translated as MLRQNKSSENLDRFIPNRSAMDFDYARYMLTGAAVKNESADPCSSKSSLYRKHLAEILNINRSRILAFKNKAPPSSKHTSNSSSSPIRHRKLTKQKRRIHKFPERILDAPDIIDDFYLDLLDWSSGDVIAIALKNDVYLWSASDGSTVELLSASDEIGPVTSVRWAADGRHLAVGFTNSHVQIWDTSAMRKLRRLQGGHHLRVSSLDWNKDILTSAGMDGLIINNDVRVQSHIVSTYRGHNDEVCGLRWCPTGGQLASGGNDNLVHIWSLSSNQWIHRLEEHSAAVKALSWSPFQSGLLATGGGLGDERIRFWNTNTGACLNSVGTGSQVCSLLWSSHERELLSAHGFSSNQLTLWRYPSMVKMVELEGHTSRVLSMAKSPDGYKVASIAGDETLRIWNAVFATPPKGKSAEERRWEPFPNIPRIR; from the exons atgcTTCGCCAGAACAAATCCAGCGAAAAT TTGGACAGATTCATTCCAAATCGATCGGCTATGGATTTCGATTACGCTCGGTACATGCTCACAGGCGCCGCGGTGAAAAACGAAAGCGCCGATCCCTGTTCTTCAAAGTCATCTCTCTACAGGAAGCATCTCGCTGAAATCTTGAACATCAACAGATCGAGGATTCTGGCTTTCAAGAACAAAGCGCCGCCATCTTCAAAGCACACTTCcaattcttcttcttcccctatCCGCCATAGAAAATTAACAAAGCAGAAACGACGAATTCACAAG TTTCCAGAGAGGATCTTGGATGCTCCTGACATAATCGATGACTTCTATCTTGATTTATTGGATTGGAGCAGCGGCGACGTCATTGCTATCGCATTGAAAAATGATGTCTACCTGTGGTCCGCCTCCGATGGTTCCACCGTTGAGCTTCTCTCTGCCTCAGATGAAATCGGGCCGGTGACGAGCGTCAGATGGGCTGCAGATGGGAGGCATCTCGCAGTTGGCTTCACTAATTCCCATGTCCAAATCTGGGACACTTCAGCTATGCGAAAG CTGAGGAGGCTTCAAGGAGGGCATCATCTAAGGGTGAGTTCCCTTGATTGGAACAAAGACATCCTAACAAGCGCAGGAATGGACGGTTTGATCATAAACAACGATGTGAGAGTGCAATCGCACATTGTGAGCACGTACCGTGGGCACAATGATGAGGTGTGTGGTCTGAGATGGTGCCCAACGGGAGGCCAGTTAGCGAGCGGGGGGAATGACAACCTAGTCCACATATGGTCCCTCTCTTCCAATCAATGGATCCATCGCTTGGAGGAGCACTCTGCTGCAGTCAAGGCCCTTTCCTGGTCCCCTTTCCAGAGCGGCCTCCTCGCAACTGGTGGGGGGCTTGGAGACGAGCGCATCAGGTTCTGGAACACCAACACCGGGGCGTGTCTCAACTCAGTTGGGACTGGATCGCAGGTCTGCTCACTGCTGTGGAGCTCGCACGAGAGGGAGCTTCTCAGCGCTCACGGCTTCAGTAGCAACCAGCTCACTCTTTGGAGGTACCCTTCCATGGTTAAGATGGTTGAGCTTGAAGGTCATACTTCTAGAGTGCTTAGCATGGCCAAG AGCCCGGACGGATATAAAGTAGCATCGATTGCTGGTGATGAGACGCTGAGGATCTGGAATGCAGTTTTCGCGACTCCTCCAAAGGGGAAGAGCGCGGAGGAGAGGAGGTGGGAGCCCTTTCCAAACATACCTCGTATCAGATAG
- the LOC121751880 gene encoding protein TOPLESS-RELATED PROTEIN 2-like, producing MSSLSRELVFLILQFLDEEKFKETVHKLEQESGFFFNMKYFEDQVQAGEWDEVERYLSGFTKVEDNRYSMKIFFEIRKQKYLEALDRDDRPKAVEILVKDLKVFASFNEDLFKEITQLLTLDNFRQNEQLSKYGDTKSARSIMLVELKKLIEANPLFRDKLTLPAFKASRLRTLINQSLNWQHQLCKNPRPNPDIKTLFTDHSCASSNGTRGPPPNNAPLAGPVPKPGGVFHPLGGHGLFQPVVSPPPNAIAGWMSSPNPSMPHAAVAAASPGLIQASSSAAFLKHPRTHPSGPGMEYQTADSEHLLKRLRAGQPDEVSFSGSTHLPNICSPDDLPKTVVHSLSQGSNVMSMDFHPLQQTVLLVGTNVGDISIWEVGSRERLALKTFKVWDISACSMPFQTTLVKDATISVNRCAWGPDGSILGVAFSKHIVQIYTYSPAGELRQHLEIDAHVGGVNDIAFAHPNKQLCIVTCGDDKTIKVWDAVAGRKQYTFEGHEAPVYSVCPHYKENIQFIFSTAIDGKIKAWLYDSLGSRVDYDAPGLWCTTMAYSADGTRLFSCGTSKEGESHLVEWNESEGAIKRTYSGFRKRSLGVVQFDTTRNHFLAAGDEFQIKFWDMDNTNMLTYTDGDGGLPASPRLRFNKEGSLLAVTTSDNGIKILANFDGQRVLRMLETRAFDGSRGHPEAVNTKPAIAGALGPIANVSASASHVVERTDRIPQSMSLGNLATVDSSRAADVKPRIDTTEKNKSWKFSDITDSSQFKTLKLPDSLPPSKIVRLLYTNSGLAVLALASNAVHKLWKWQRNDRNPTGKSSATSVPQLWQPSNGALMSNDVNEAKAADDSVACIALSKNDSYVMSASGGKVSLFNMMTFKVMTTFMPPPPAATYLAFHPQDNNIIAIGMEDSTIQIYNVRVDEVKTKLKGHQKRISGLAFSQSLNILVSSGADAQLCVWIIDGWEKKKSRPIQPPPGQQTPLVGETKVQFHNNQSHLLVVHESQIAVYDAQLECLRAWYPRDSLSAPISSGIYSCDGLLIFAGFCDGAVGIFDAESLSLRCRIAPSAYISSPASSTFPVVIAAHPSDGNQFGLGMSDGAVHVMEPSDGDAKWGSGSAASQENGIASSSQPSETPSR from the exons ATGTCCTCCTTGAGTCGAGAACTGGTGTTCTTGATACTGCAGTTCTTGGACGAAGAGAAGTTCAAGGAGACTGTGCATAA GCTGGAGCAAGAATctggcttcttcttcaatatGAAGTACTTCGAGGATCAAGTTCAAGCAGGTGAATGGGATGAAGTTGAACGCTACTTAAGTGGGTTTACAAAGGTTGAGGATAACCGATATTCAATGAAAATATTCTTTGAGATTAGAAAGCAAAAATATCTTGAAGCCCTTGATAG AGACGACAGACCAAAAGCAGTTGAGATCCTCGTGAAGGATCTTAAGGTCTTTGCCTCTTTTAACGAAGATCTTTTCAAAGAGATAACCCAGCTTTTGACTCTTGACAATTTTAG GCAGAATGAACAGCTCTCCAAATATGGGGACACAAAGTCTGCGCGGAGCATTATGCTAGTTGAACTTAAAAAGCTTATAGAGGCAAATCCGTTGTTCCGTGACAAGCTCACATTGCCTGCATTTAAGGCTTCAAGATTAAGAACTCTAATAAACCAAAG TCTTAACTGGCAGCATCAACTTTGTAAGAATCCACGCCCCAATCCAGATATCAAAACACTGTTTACCGATCATTCTTGTGCTTCGAGTAATGGGACACGAGGGCCACCTCCTAATAATGCTCCTCTTGCCGGACCCGTTCCCAAACCTGGTGGTGTCTTTCATCCTCTTGGGGGTCATGGC CTTTTCCAGCCAGTTGTCTCTCCTCCTCCAAATGCTATTGCGGGTTGGATGTCAAGTCCCAACCCTTCTATGCCTCATGCAGCTGTCGCTGCAGCTTCACCTGGCCTCATTCAGGCATCTAGTTCTG CTGCATTTCTGAAACATCCAAGAACTCATCCCAGTGGTCCTGGTATGGAATACCAGACTGCTGACTCAGAGCATTTGTTGAAACGTCTTCGAGCTGGACAACCTGATGAG GTTTCGTTTTCTGGTTCTACTCATCTGCCTAATATCTGTTCACCAGATGACCTTCCCAAAACAGTTGTGCATAGTCTCAGTCAAGGGTCAAATGTGATGAGCATGGACTTTCATCCACTACAACAGACAGTTCTTTTAG TTGGAACAAATGTTGGTGATATTAGCATATGGGAAGTTGGTTCCCGTGAACGGTTAGCTCTTAAAACATTTAAGGTTTGGGACATATCAGCTTGTTCAATGCCATTCCAA ACAACCTTGGTTAAAGATGCCACCATATCTGTCAATAGATGTGCTTGGGGCCCGGATGGATCTATACTTG gTGTTGCCTTCTCCAAGCATATTGTTCAGATATATACATATAGTCCTGCCGGAGAATTAAGACAGCATTTAGAA ATTGATGCTCATGTAGGCGGTGTTAACGATATCGCCTTTGCTCATCCAAATAAGCAGCTTTGCATTGTTACATGTGGAGATGACAAGACAATTAAG GTATGGGATGCTGTTGCTGGCCGTAAACAATATACATTTGAAGGTCATGAAGCTCccgtttattctgtttgtccacATTATAAAGAGAATATTCAG TTTATATTCTCTACAGCCATTGATGGGAAAATAAAGGCATGGCTATATGATTCCTTAGGATCAAGAGTAGATTATGATGCCCCTGGACTTTGGTGCACTACGATGGCATATAGTGCTGATGGAACAAG ACTCTTCTCATGTGGAACTAGCAAAGAAGGTGAATCTCACCTAGTTGAGTGGAATGAAAGTGAAGGCGCGATCAAGAGAACATACTCTGGTTTTCGGAAACGTTCTTTAGGAGTTGTGCAATTTGACACTACAAGGAACCATTTCTTAGCTGCTGGTGACGAGTTTCAGATAAAGTTCTGGGATATGGATAACACCAACATGCTTACTTATACGGATGGTGATGGCGGACTTCCT GCCAGCCCTAGATTAAGATTTAACAAGGAAGGCTCGTTGCTTGCTGTTACGACAAGTGACAATGGAATTAAGATATTGGCCAATTTTGATGGGCAGCGCGTGTTGAGAATGCTGGAAACCAGAGCATTTGATGGTTCTCGTGGTCATCCTGAAGCAGTAAATACTaaa CCTGCAATTGCTGGTGCATTAGGACCCATTGCTAATGTTTCCGCCTCTGCATCCCATGTCGTTGAAAGAACTGATCGAATTCCACAGTCTATGTCTCTTGGCAATCTG GCCACTGTCGACAGCAGCAGGGCTGCAGATGTAAAACCAAGGATTGATACTACTGAAAAAAACAAAAGCTGGAAATTCTCAGATATCACTGATTCATCTCAATTCAAGACTCTGAAGTTGCCTGACTCTCTCCCACCTAGCAAA ATTGTACGCCTCCTATACACAAATTCTGGTTTGGCTGTACTTGCATTGGCTTCAAACGCTGTCCATAAGCTTTGGAAGTGGCAGCGCAATGACCGGAATCCCACTGGAAAG TCTTCTGCGACCAGTGTGCCACAGTTGTGGCAGCCTAGTAATGGGGCTCTCATGTCTAATGATGTAAATGAAGCCAAGGCAGCTGATGATTCTGTTGCGTGCATTGCCTTATCCAAAAATGATTCCTATGTGATGTCTGCTTCAGGGGGAAAGGTCTCATTGTTCAACATGATGACTTTTAAG gtcATGACAACTTTCATGCCACCACCTCCTGCAGCAACTTACCTGGCTTTTCATCCTCAGGACAACAATATAATTGCTATTGGAATGGAAGACTCAACAATTCAAATTTACAATGTTAGGGTTGATGAG GTTAAAACCAAGCTCAAGGGTCACCAGAAACGGATCTCAGGGCTTGCATTTTCACAAAGTTTGAACATATTGGTATCATCAGGAGCTGATGCACAG CTGTGTGTTTGGATTATTGATGGATGGGAGAAGAAGAAATCACGGCCTATCCAACCTCCTCCGGGCCAACAAACTCCCCTGGTTGGAGAAACCAAAGTTCAGTTCCATAACAACCAATCTCATCTCCTGGTTGTTCATGAAAGCCAAATAGCAGTTTATGATGCTCAACTTGAATGCTTACGTGCG TGGTATCCGAGAGATTCACTCTCGGCCCCCATTTCAAGTGGTATCTACTCATGTGATGGTCTGTTGATATTTGCTGGATTTTGTGATGGTGCTGTTGGAATCTTTGATGCTGAGAGCCTGAGCCTCCGATGCAGGATAGCGCCATCTGCTTACATATCTTCCCCGGCTTCCAG CACCTTCCCCGTGGTTATTGCAGCGCATCCATCGGATGGCAACCAATTTGGCCTTGGCATGAGCGACGGTGCAGTTCATGTGATGGAGCCCTCGGATGGCGATGCAAAATGGGGCAGTGGATCGGCAGCGTCTCAGGAGAATGGTATCGCGTCGAGCAGTCAGCCATCGGAAACTCCATCGAGGTGA
- the LOC121751306 gene encoding uncharacterized protein LOC121751306, producing MQTVSDYALATILLIIKAIKLGATDLTLQVRRCSPTAMLFVLPNEVLESETLARVSAHECLINLRFRNKEKIKLDCTVSWRMFKEQRQLCASCEFIGFDNLKSLELLGLASIYRHDLWPKFPWLKELVIWDHNSEYDWKGSRICSRSLELITLYMYGNRITNGTFNVPNIRKFKVVGVHFPQLDEFKTSSNREWESDIQIQCDQLTISWFSYLIKLLRMLSPSRIYFSVCSTYSQVDQCIVYVGDVLPIPVVEKLNISGPYPPFFSAFLTALLRSCRTTHVSVDARYMGKENRRGRT from the exons ATGCAAACTGTTTCCGACTACGCTCTAGCTACGATACTACTAATCATAAAAGCGATCAAATTGGGGGCTACCGATCTCACTCTTCAAGTTCGGAGGTGCAGTCCGACTGCGATGCTGTTTGTTTTACCAAATGAGGTTCTTGAATCCGAAACCCTAGCTAGAGTATCTGCTCATGAATGCCTAATTAATCTCCGATTCAGGAACAAAGAG AAAATAAAGTTGGATTGCACTGTAAGCTGGAGGATGTTTAAAGAACAGAGACAACTTTGTGCATCTTGTGAATTCATTGGTTTTGACAATCTCAAGTCTTTGGAATTGCTTGGTTTGGCTAGTATATATAGGCATGATTTGTGGCCTAAATTCCCTTGGCTGAAAGAATTGGTGATTTGGGACCACAACTCTGAGTATGACTGGAAGGGCTCAAGAATCTGCAGCCGATCACTCGAGCTCATAACCCTATACATGTATGGCAATAGGATCACGAATGGGACGTTCAATGTTCCAAATATTCGAAAGTTTAAGGTGGTGGGCGTTCATTTTCCGCAGCTGGATGAGTTCAAGACAAGTAGTAACAGGGAATGGGAGTCAGATATACAGATACAGTGTGATCAGCTTACTATTTCATGGTTCTCTTACTTGATCAAACTCTTGAGAATGTTGAGCCCATCCCGGATTTATTTCTCTGTGTGTTCGACCTATTCACAAGTTGATCAGTGCATTGTATATGTTGGAGATGTTTTACCCATACCTGTAGTAGAGAAATTGAATATATCAGGTCCTTATCCACCATTCTTCTCTGCTTTCCTAACTGCTTTGCTCCGGAGCTGTCGCACCACCCACGTAAGCGTTGATGCAAGGTATATGGGGAAAGAGAATCGGAGGGGGCGGACATGA
- the LOC121753316 gene encoding MOB kinase activator-like 1A, which translates to MSLFGIGRNQRTFRPKKSAPSGSKGAQLRQHIDATLGSGNLREAVRLPPGEDFNEWLAVNTVDFFNQVNLLYGTLTEFCTPENCPTMTAGPKYEYRWADGVTIKKPIEVSAPKYVEYLMDWIETQLDDESLFPQRLGAPFPTNFRDVVKTIFKRLFRVYAHIYHSHFQKIVSLKEEAHLNTCFKHFILFTYEFSLIDKKELAPLQELIESIVPY; encoded by the exons ATGAGTCTCTTTGGCATTGGCAG GAATCAAAGGACATTCCGTCCTAAGAAAAGTGCCCCATCAGGCAGTAAG GGTGCACAGCTTAGGCAGCATATTGATGCCACTTTAGGTAGTGGGAACTTGCGAGAAGCTGTAAGGTTACCTCCTGGTGAAGATTTTAATGAATGGCTGGCTGTTAAca CTGTAGACTTCTTCAACCAGGTGAATCTTCTCTATGGCACCCTCACAGAGTTCTGTACGCCAGAAAACTGCCCTACAATGACTGCTGGCCCTAA GTACGAGTACAGATGGGCGGATGGTGTAACAATTAAAAAACCTATTGAAGTTTCGGCACCTAAATATGTCGAGTATTTGATGGACTGGATTGAGACACAGTTGGATGATGAGTCCTTATTTCCTCAAAGGCTTG GTGCACCGTTTCCTACTAATTTCAGGGACGTTGTGAAGACCATATTCAAACGGCTATTCCGCGTATATGCTCATATATACCATTCACATTTTCAGAAGATTGTGAGTCTTAAGGAGGAAGCCCATCTAAATACTTGCTTCAAGCATTTTATACTTTTCACATAT GAATTTTCGCTGATAGACAAGAAGGAACTCGCTCCATTACAAGAGCTCATTGAATCGATTGTCCCATATTAA
- the LOC121753323 gene encoding uncharacterized protein LOC121753323 — MAEISPQQKEVAATPDAHNAAMKIQRGQDMYKASVEEKPSKGEVLGWYLYGLCSYFVHTVLIPIVFPLIISQTVSDPPPPPQGWGRSHQDVKCKQSEMLLYEELVHRAIKLGGKNLSPLEWTSISWFTGLILSAPILGIVSILLDYSHYQQVIAGAATIIGAIFCLPAGFFKKSWIFPPYIAIIVAANTIVGAAHARHLGLMIRGFTGSIIPRQQFANRRSFASWLSLYSTAAGCLGAAIMSSFTYHMFSHKDHFTALWVVSIFSGLIWGLGMIHIFSTDRATTTYNNAPSNSAPATHVVSIFRYPHAAGSLAGVFLSSFITMCIFGAALLHAIGYSCFETKNILFLWLTYFMVPIISLPLVHPLQQAMKLDAEKMQLLGLILSTLASGFGFYYKGAMWTKGNLFFFAAIQGSATGFLHAFGRVLWLDCSPAGKEGAFSVWFSWARALGACVGFAVATSIPRNVGRSFGAAFCAGIIGMVILIFGNISSFKGAKAAGHVIKSGRNSPAREFDEDHSKSSALSEVLPKGRTEV, encoded by the exons ATGGCAGAGATCAGTCCGCAGCAGAAGGAGGTGGCGGCTACACCAGACGCTCACAATGCGGCCATGAAAATCCAGAGGGGGCAGGATATGTACAAGGCTAGTGTTGAGGAGAAACCCTCCAAAGGTGAAGTTCTCGGTTGGTACTTGTACGGACTCTGCTCCTACTTCGTGCACACCGTCCTCATTCCCATTGTCTTCCCGCTTATTATTAGCCAGACGGTCTCggatccgccgccgccgccgcagggCTGGGGGAGGAGCCATCAGGATGTCAAATGCAAGCAAAGCGAAATGCTACT ATATGAAGAACTGGTGCACAGGGCAATTAAACTCGGTGGCAAGAATTTGTCCCCGCTGGAGTGGACTTCAATCTCTTGGTTCACAGGACTAATTCTGTCAGCGCCTATATTGGGCATTGTGTCGATCCTTCTTGATTACAGTCACTATCAGCAGGTTATAGCTGGCGCGGCCACCATAATCGGTGCTATCTTCTGCCTCCCGGCTGGTTTTTTCAAGAAGTCGTGGATCTTTCCACCATACATCGCTATCATTGTGGCAGCAAACACCATTGTTGGCGCAGCTCATGCCCGCCACCTTGGCCTGATGATCCGCGGATTCACAGGCTCCATCATACCGCGACAACAGTTTGCAAACAGAAGATCCTTTGCCAGCTGGCTTTCCCTTTACTCAACGGCTGCAGGCTGCTTGGGAGCTGCAATCATGTCTTCCTTCACATACCACATGTTCAGCCATAAAGACCACTTCACTGCTTTGTGGGTTGTTTCCATATTCAGCGGCCTCATATGGGGTCTAGGAATGATCCACATTTTCAGCACGGACAGAGccacaacaacatacaacaacgCACCATCAAATTCTGCTCCTGCAACCCATGTGGTGTCCATCTTCAGATATCCACATGCAGCAGGGAGTCTTGCCGGAGTTTTCCTATCATCTTTTATAACAATGTGCATTTTCGGAGCAGCATTGCTTCATGCCATAGGATACAGTTGCTTCGAAACAAAGAACATATTATTTCTTTGGCTAACATATTTCATGGTTCCTATCATTTCTCTTCCACTGGTGCATCCACTTCAGCAAGCCATGAAACTAGACGCGGAGAAAATGCAGCTTCTTGGCCTCATATTGTCTACTTTGGCATCAGGCTTTGGTTTCTATTATAAAGGAGCCATGTGGACTAAAGGCAATCTTTTTTTCTTTGCAGCCATACAGGGCTCCGCTACAG GTTTCCTGCATGCTTTTGGGAGGGTTCTGTGGTTGGATTGTTCTCCTGCAGGTAAAGAAGGTGCATTTTCTGTGTGGTTTTCATGGGCACGAGCACTGGGAGCTTGTGTGGGATTCGCAGTGGCAACTTCCATACCTCGAAATGTAGGCAGATCGTTTGGAGCAGCGTTCTGCGCAGGGATCATAGGGATGGTTATTCTGATATTCGGAAATATCAGCAGCTTCAAAGGTGCGAAAGCAGCCGGGCATGTCATAAAAAGTGGGAGGAATTCCCCTGCGCGTGAATTCGATGAAGATCATTCCAAGAGTTCTGCTTTATCTGAGGTTCTGCCTAAAGGGAGGACTGAAGTTTAA